TGATTCCTTGGTCGGCCTGTATTCTGGACCGATTCCAACCGACAGACGCGAATCTCGTGCACGGATTTCGGGGTATTCGCAGCAGCACCTTAGAGGAATGGGTATAGTGACATAGGATTTATTTTTGGCAGTGACTTGATTGTATCTATGGTTTCGAGAAACAGATGGGTCCCTGGGATCCTTTGAAATATATAGAAAATCAGCCGTTCAGCGCCGGATAGCCCCGATTTGCTGGACCAGCAAATCGTCAGGAGAATTTTGTGGCCACTCGTTGCGGTATCGGTCAGCGTTACTATCACGAGATCATGACAGACTACTCACTCGCGTTCAAGCCGGCGATCGGACTGTACGGTCAACACGATCCGAGTGCCGTCCTCTTCGAAAATGGCGACCCTATTTTCGGCGTCGAGGAAGAACGGTATACGCGAAAAAAGCACGCTACCGAGACGTTTCCCGAGAACGCGATTCGAGCGTGTCTCTCACACCGCAACCTGGAGATCACGGACCTCGATCGCCTGCTGCTTCCCTACGACCCCCAACTTCGTGGCGAAATCGCCACGCACTACCTCTCCGATGCGATTCGAGTACCCGGCCTGGGACGAAAACTCTCCGCTCTGGAGCGAACGCTCGTCACTCAGATCCGGAGCCGATTCGCACCGACGCGGCAGATTGAAGCCCGCCTCGAGTCGTTCGGGACGCCGCTGCCGCCGATCGAAACGATTCCACATCATCGCTGTCACGCTGCGAGCGCGTTCCACCCATCGGGATTCGACGAGGGCGTCGTACTCACGGTGGACGCGAAAGGCGAGTACGATGCGACGGTCGTCTGGCACGCGACGGAGCAGCGACTGAAGCGAGTTCGGACGTACGAGCACCCAAACAGCCTCGGTCTCTTCTTCGCCATCGTGACCGAGTATCTCGGCTACCGTATGTTCAACGGCGAAGGGAAAGTGATGGGGCTTGCACCGTACGGCACCGACAACCCCGAGATCGAGTCCATCTTACGGGAGCTGATCGACACCGGCGTCGACTACGACGTGACCGATCTGACGAAACGCTGGGGGACCGGTCACGGCGTGGACGTTCTCGAGGAGGCGTTCGGCCGCCCGCGAACTGAGACACCTGGAGAGTTCGACCAGTGGGAGAAAGACCTCGCACACACGGCCCAGAAACTGCTCGAAGAGACGGTCGTCGAGATCACGGAGACGGCAGTCGATCGGCTCGGGACTGCGAACGTCGCACTCGCGGGCGGGGTCGCGCTCAACTGCAAATTGAACAAGTGCGTCCGGGAGTCGCCGGTTGTCGACGACGTCTTCGTCCAGCCCGTCGCTCACGACGCGGGACTCGCACTCGGGGCGGACTGGTCGCGTCACCGTCCAGCCGACGTCGACCGCCAGACCGACGTCTATCTCGGCCCCGAGTTCGAGGCCGACGAAATTCGGTCGATACTCGAGACGAACAAGATCCCATATACGGAACCGGACAACCTCGAGCGCTACGTCGCCGAACGGCTCGCGGATGGCGACCTCGTCGGCTGGTTCCAGGGCCGACTCGAGCTGGGGCCGCGCGCACTCGGGGCAAGGAGCATCCTCGCCGACCCCCGGACCGCCGAATCTCGCGACCGGGTCAACCGATTCGTCAAACACCGCGAGGAGTGGCGGCCGTTCGCGCCGTCGATGCTCGAATCGGCGGCCGACGAGTACCTCGTCGATGGACGGCCGGCCCCGTTCATGATCGATGCCTTCGACGTCCGACCGGGGAAGGCCGATGAACTCGCGGCAGTCTTGCATCCTGCCGACGACTCGACGCGGCCCCAGACCGTCCGCGAGGATCAACACCCACGGTATCATCGACTCATCTCAGAATTCGCTGACATTACCGGGGTGCCCGCCGTCCTCAACACCTCGTTCAACGACCACGCCGAACCGATCGTCCGGACACCGACACAGGCGCTGAAAGACTTCTACGGAATGGGTCTCGACGTCCTCGCTCTCGACGATTTCGTCATCACAAAAGAGTCGTCGCGAAGCCCCCGTCGTCGTGAGGGAGTCACTGTAGAGACGTAGGCTCTGGTCGAGTTACCGAATCGGATCAGGTTCTCGGAAGAGACGACCTCGTTCCTCGGCAGCAGTAGCGCGAGCCCAGGTAGCAGCTGCCCGGTGTGGATCGGATATTTATATCCGTGCTATCTTAACGTGCTACCATGGC
Above is a genomic segment from Natribaculum luteum containing:
- a CDS encoding carbamoyltransferase family protein — translated: MTDYSLAFKPAIGLYGQHDPSAVLFENGDPIFGVEEERYTRKKHATETFPENAIRACLSHRNLEITDLDRLLLPYDPQLRGEIATHYLSDAIRVPGLGRKLSALERTLVTQIRSRFAPTRQIEARLESFGTPLPPIETIPHHRCHAASAFHPSGFDEGVVLTVDAKGEYDATVVWHATEQRLKRVRTYEHPNSLGLFFAIVTEYLGYRMFNGEGKVMGLAPYGTDNPEIESILRELIDTGVDYDVTDLTKRWGTGHGVDVLEEAFGRPRTETPGEFDQWEKDLAHTAQKLLEETVVEITETAVDRLGTANVALAGGVALNCKLNKCVRESPVVDDVFVQPVAHDAGLALGADWSRHRPADVDRQTDVYLGPEFEADEIRSILETNKIPYTEPDNLERYVAERLADGDLVGWFQGRLELGPRALGARSILADPRTAESRDRVNRFVKHREEWRPFAPSMLESAADEYLVDGRPAPFMIDAFDVRPGKADELAAVLHPADDSTRPQTVREDQHPRYHRLISEFADITGVPAVLNTSFNDHAEPIVRTPTQALKDFYGMGLDVLALDDFVITKESSRSPRRREGVTVET